A window of Prolixibacter sp. SD074 contains these coding sequences:
- a CDS encoding glycoside hydrolase family 9 protein, translating to MNRHLLILSSLLLAFAGTTQARGVIRVNQLGYLPDDIKVAVFLSPEGELPYQFELVNSLTGKVVYVGQPELADGKPWGMPSAARLDFSSFTTPGGYFLRIENQGSPQFSISEHVYDGTADYILKYMRQQRCGFNPFLDDSCHTHDGIIVDRPTRAGEFINVTGGWHDASDYLQYVTTSANAVDQMLFAYRENPEAYGDHYKANGLPGSNGVPDILDEARWGIDWLLKMNPADNVMFNQIADDRDHVGFRLPDKDTANYGLGKCRPVYFVTGKPQGLGKFKNRTTGVASTAGKFASAFALAADIYKKSDPAFADTLIRKAKAAFRFGLSEPGACQTACYVSPYFYEEDNYVDDLELAAAVLNEATGKQKYLQQAAYWGQLEPVTPWMELNRARHYQFYPFMNLGHVYLAAHGDSAQAKNFAADLKKGLADIYSRAKKDPFRIGIPFIWCSNNLVTAAATQARLYRQITGDQTYREMEAALRDWLFGCNPWGTSMVVGLPAGGDYPVNPHSSYKVILGKLTYGGLVDGPVYTSIYNNLRGIRLLHDDGYAAFQNGRAVYHDDEGDYSTNEPTMDGTASLSYLLSSLQKEGMQYKTYENVKKVQGGIVRMDPLESKVYLVFAAHDTNDGGKTIEKILRRNHVRASFFFTGDFYRNPENQKLIRRLREEGNYLGPHSDKHLLYADWTDRDSLLVTHDEFTNDMRNNIKAMEAIGIPAKEVTVFMPPYEWYNRAIADWGRDLGLTLIDFTTGIRTNADYTTPDMKNYRSSDQLYNDLLQFEQTNPGGLNGCIILIHLGTSSGRKDKFYDQLGKVIHFLKENNYQTNRF from the coding sequence ATGAACCGACATCTGCTAATTCTGAGTTCCCTGCTACTGGCTTTCGCCGGAACGACGCAGGCGCGCGGAGTTATCCGCGTTAACCAGTTGGGGTATCTCCCCGATGACATTAAGGTGGCTGTTTTTCTTTCACCGGAAGGAGAGCTGCCCTATCAATTCGAGTTGGTTAATTCCCTTACGGGGAAAGTGGTTTACGTGGGACAACCGGAACTGGCAGACGGCAAACCCTGGGGGATGCCCAGCGCCGCGCGGCTCGACTTTAGCAGTTTTACAACACCCGGCGGATATTTTCTCCGCATCGAAAACCAGGGTTCGCCCCAGTTTAGCATTTCGGAGCATGTGTACGACGGCACGGCCGACTACATCCTGAAATACATGCGGCAACAACGGTGCGGCTTCAATCCGTTCCTCGACGATTCGTGCCACACACACGACGGCATCATTGTCGATCGTCCCACCCGCGCCGGTGAGTTCATCAACGTAACGGGCGGGTGGCACGATGCCAGCGACTACCTGCAATACGTCACCACTTCGGCGAATGCCGTGGATCAAATGCTGTTCGCCTACCGGGAAAATCCGGAAGCGTACGGCGACCATTACAAAGCGAACGGGCTTCCCGGTTCCAATGGCGTTCCCGATATTCTGGACGAAGCGCGATGGGGCATCGACTGGTTGCTGAAAATGAATCCGGCAGACAACGTGATGTTCAACCAGATTGCCGACGACCGCGATCACGTTGGGTTCCGGCTTCCCGACAAGGACACGGCGAACTATGGCTTAGGCAAATGCCGGCCGGTTTATTTCGTTACCGGAAAACCGCAGGGGCTGGGTAAATTCAAGAACCGGACCACGGGCGTTGCTTCCACAGCCGGGAAGTTTGCCTCGGCTTTTGCACTGGCCGCCGACATCTACAAAAAGTCCGATCCGGCTTTCGCGGACACGCTGATTCGCAAAGCCAAAGCTGCGTTTCGGTTTGGCCTGTCGGAACCCGGCGCCTGCCAGACAGCCTGCTATGTATCGCCCTATTTTTATGAAGAAGACAACTATGTGGACGACCTGGAGCTGGCCGCTGCTGTACTGAACGAAGCAACAGGAAAACAAAAATACTTGCAGCAAGCTGCTTACTGGGGACAACTGGAGCCGGTTACACCCTGGATGGAACTGAACCGCGCACGGCATTACCAGTTCTACCCTTTTATGAACTTAGGCCATGTCTATCTCGCCGCTCACGGTGATTCCGCGCAAGCGAAAAACTTTGCTGCAGACTTAAAAAAAGGACTGGCCGATATTTACAGCCGGGCAAAGAAAGATCCGTTCCGCATTGGGATACCGTTTATCTGGTGTTCCAACAACCTGGTAACCGCGGCAGCCACACAGGCCCGGTTGTATCGCCAAATTACCGGCGACCAGACCTACCGGGAAATGGAAGCGGCATTGCGCGACTGGCTCTTCGGATGCAATCCGTGGGGCACATCGATGGTTGTTGGCTTACCCGCCGGTGGCGATTACCCGGTTAATCCGCACTCATCGTACAAAGTCATTTTGGGGAAACTCACTTATGGAGGATTGGTGGACGGGCCCGTTTATACGTCGATTTACAACAACCTGCGCGGCATCCGTCTGCTCCATGACGATGGCTACGCCGCCTTCCAGAACGGACGCGCCGTGTATCATGACGATGAAGGCGATTACTCGACCAACGAGCCAACGATGGACGGAACGGCCAGCCTGAGTTACCTGCTCTCTTCGTTACAAAAAGAAGGTATGCAGTACAAAACCTATGAAAACGTGAAGAAAGTCCAGGGTGGCATCGTCCGGATGGATCCGCTGGAATCGAAAGTATACCTGGTCTTCGCGGCCCACGATACCAACGATGGCGGCAAGACCATCGAGAAGATATTGCGCCGGAACCATGTGAGAGCTTCATTCTTTTTCACCGGCGACTTTTACCGGAATCCGGAGAACCAGAAACTCATCCGGCGCCTGCGCGAAGAAGGGAATTACCTGGGACCGCACTCCGACAAGCATCTGTTGTATGCCGACTGGACCGACCGTGATTCGTTGCTGGTCACCCACGACGAGTTTACCAACGATATGCGGAACAACATCAAAGCAATGGAAGCCATCGGCATTCCGGCCAAAGAGGTCACCGTTTTCATGCCGCCCTACGAGTGGTATAACCGTGCCATTGCCGACTGGGGCCGCGATTTGGGCCTGACCCTCATTGATTTCACGACAGGCATCCGCACCAACGCCGATTACACCACGCCGGACATGAAGAATTACCGCAGTTCGGATCAGTTATACAACGATCTGTTGCAGTTTGAACAGACCAATCCAGGCGGATTAAACGGCTGCATCATCCTGATTCATCTCGGAACTTCGTCCGGTAGAAAAGACAAATTTTACGATCAACTCGGCAAAGTCATCCATTTTCTGAAGGAAAACAATTATCAAACCAATAGATTCTAA
- a CDS encoding MFS transporter yields the protein MRQAAKPTKRNPWAWIPTLYFAEGLPYVIVMTVSVIMYKRLGISNTDIALYTSWLYLPWVIKPLWSPVVDVLRTKRWWIVIMQLLVGAGLAGVALTIPMPNFFRYSLAFLWLVAFSSATHDIAADGFYMMGLNQYEQTYFVGIRNTFYRFAMLTGQGLLVILAGYLETATGLPETDIAFHSAPGKQTTLQFQPNDISFPGTKSTDYVLVPSSKNIEIGTNPVSREKADSIFTEVKEWNISHGFYTEETSLKGMPDGTKGKTSGFALVAYKLNKPPKDEKEVVLNFGRDKGNKSFHLKEGARFVFNADNWDEPAFAIVQIDPKLTEKAEATFSGRAGNIPLAWSLTFMVLGGLFVLFFIWHRFVLPRPAEDTDKHERTSLRRVIQEVLETFASFFRKKNIGSGLAFLLLFRLGESQLVKLTSPFMLDDRTEGGLALTTGDIGLIYGTIGMVALTVGGILGGFVAARWGLKKTIWWMAVAMNLPNLVYVYLAYVQPDTMLPIVTSVGIEQFGYGFGFTAYMLYMIYISDGKHKTAHYALCTGFMALGMMLPGMASGWIQETVGYQHFFVWVMLCTIPGFILISLLKIDPKFGTKTKA from the coding sequence ATGCGACAAGCCGCAAAACCAACCAAAAGAAATCCGTGGGCGTGGATTCCCACACTCTATTTTGCAGAAGGACTTCCCTATGTCATCGTGATGACGGTTTCCGTCATCATGTACAAGCGGCTGGGAATTTCAAACACCGACATTGCTTTGTACACCAGTTGGCTTTATTTGCCGTGGGTCATCAAACCGTTGTGGAGCCCGGTGGTGGATGTGTTACGCACGAAGCGTTGGTGGATTGTTATCATGCAATTGCTGGTAGGTGCCGGACTGGCCGGCGTTGCCTTGACGATTCCCATGCCCAACTTCTTCCGCTACTCACTGGCGTTTCTTTGGCTGGTCGCTTTCAGCTCGGCCACGCATGATATTGCTGCCGACGGTTTTTACATGATGGGCCTCAACCAATACGAGCAAACCTATTTTGTGGGCATCCGCAACACCTTTTACCGCTTTGCCATGCTCACCGGGCAAGGTTTGCTGGTGATTCTGGCCGGTTACCTGGAAACCGCCACCGGTCTGCCGGAAACCGATATTGCTTTTCACTCCGCACCCGGAAAACAGACAACGTTACAATTCCAACCAAACGATATCAGCTTTCCGGGGACAAAAAGCACCGACTATGTGTTAGTCCCGTCATCAAAAAATATTGAAATCGGGACCAATCCGGTTTCCCGTGAAAAGGCTGACAGCATCTTCACGGAAGTGAAAGAATGGAACATCAGCCATGGATTTTACACCGAAGAGACTTCGCTTAAAGGCATGCCCGATGGCACAAAGGGAAAAACGTCCGGCTTTGCCCTGGTCGCATACAAGCTGAACAAACCACCGAAAGATGAAAAAGAAGTGGTGTTGAATTTCGGTAGGGACAAAGGCAACAAAAGTTTTCATCTGAAAGAAGGGGCCCGCTTTGTTTTCAATGCGGATAACTGGGATGAACCAGCCTTTGCTATCGTACAGATTGACCCAAAACTGACGGAAAAAGCCGAAGCCACCTTCTCCGGACGAGCCGGAAATATTCCACTGGCCTGGAGCCTGACCTTCATGGTACTGGGCGGTTTGTTCGTTTTATTCTTTATATGGCACAGGTTCGTCCTTCCACGGCCGGCGGAAGACACCGATAAACATGAGAGAACCTCGTTGCGCCGCGTGATACAGGAAGTGTTGGAAACGTTTGCTTCTTTCTTCCGCAAGAAAAACATTGGTTCCGGGCTTGCTTTTTTACTTTTGTTCCGGTTGGGAGAGTCGCAGCTGGTAAAGCTTACATCACCTTTCATGCTCGACGACCGGACAGAAGGCGGACTGGCGTTGACGACAGGCGATATCGGGTTAATTTACGGAACCATTGGAATGGTTGCCCTGACGGTGGGAGGAATTCTGGGCGGTTTTGTTGCCGCCAGGTGGGGGCTAAAAAAAACTATCTGGTGGATGGCCGTAGCCATGAACCTGCCCAACCTGGTGTATGTTTACCTCGCCTATGTTCAACCGGATACCATGTTGCCCATTGTTACGTCAGTTGGGATCGAGCAGTTTGGCTATGGTTTTGGATTTACCGCTTACATGCTGTACATGATCTACATTTCGGATGGGAAGCATAAAACTGCCCACTACGCATTGTGCACCGGCTTTATGGCGCTAGGCATGATGCTTCCCGGCATGGCAAGCGGTTGGATTCAGGAAACGGTTGGTTATCAACACTTCTTCGTCTGGGTGATGCTTTGTACCATTCCGGGATTTATCCTGATATCGTTACTAAAAATCGATCCGAAGTTCGGGACCAAAACAAAAGCATAA
- a CDS encoding TonB-dependent receptor domain-containing protein, translated as MKKILLICLLISGLTFQLYAQPAPAPGMAGKSVVATSGVVKGTIVEAGTKTPMEYANVVIYSARDSSIVGGIMTEPNGSFQIKNIPPGRYYLQANFIGFEKYTLPGITISRSGPVANIGTLELKPASKELQSIDVVADKARVEFKLDRKIVNVSQDLNSAGGTAAEALENTPSVQVDMDGNVTLRGSSDFTVLIDGKPSVLKGSDALQQIPASNIENIEIITNPSAKYDPDGVSGIINVVMKKNIKGSLSGIVNATTNLNDRNRVNATVNMRSGKWKVFVNGSYQDMIYAGKRKETQYTYQNDSTTVLSVDGSRNRKRTGKSIQAGFDYYASDKSTLSLSGSYGNYGFDFGGVTKESLSNNYNDSINYFLQDNVSNHGGKYWNTDLSYQLKFNKKGHQLLAAFIVSGQDGNDNENQNTINTNADWVPLEANSGMVRSAELSNSNDYRAKLDYTLPINDRNEFDAGYQGRREDDNQDFLFERYVDGNWVNDENFSSTTVFRRDIHAIYATYGHTSDNFSYMLGMRGEYTNRRITYAKTGQDYIIDRFDYFPSVHVSQKFSRNLELQASYSRRLDRPRGYWLDPFPSYIDPYNIRVGNPGLKPQYTDSYELSVIKRIDRSFISLEGYYRRTTNLMTRITKLGEDGIRYQSIENMNNDYSTGAELMANLQITPWFTVVASGTLYNYQLKGTLNNEPINTQSTNFDSRLNLDFKITKSTRFQFMSHYRGPSTTVQGQSDWAMFSNASLRQEFWDKKLSATIQLRDVFGTMRHSGYSYGTGFRNEYKYSRSPRILQFTISYKLNNFKQKEKENVLDNSGTNTGVGDY; from the coding sequence ATGAAAAAAATACTACTCATCTGTTTATTAATTTCAGGGTTAACCTTCCAACTATATGCACAACCAGCACCGGCGCCAGGGATGGCCGGAAAATCCGTTGTGGCCACTTCAGGGGTTGTAAAGGGAACAATTGTGGAAGCCGGGACAAAGACACCCATGGAGTATGCTAACGTGGTCATTTATTCAGCGCGCGATTCCTCGATCGTAGGAGGTATCATGACCGAACCCAACGGTTCATTCCAAATCAAAAATATTCCGCCGGGGAGATACTATCTTCAGGCAAACTTTATCGGATTTGAAAAATACACCCTCCCGGGAATCACGATCAGCCGTTCAGGTCCGGTAGCCAATATCGGGACGCTGGAACTCAAGCCGGCAAGCAAAGAATTGCAGAGTATTGATGTTGTAGCCGATAAGGCGCGTGTCGAATTCAAGCTTGATCGTAAAATCGTAAATGTAAGTCAGGATTTAAATTCCGCTGGCGGTACAGCCGCTGAAGCACTCGAAAACACTCCCTCCGTGCAGGTTGATATGGATGGTAACGTTACATTACGCGGCAGCTCCGATTTTACTGTATTGATTGACGGTAAACCCAGCGTGCTGAAGGGAAGCGACGCTTTGCAGCAGATTCCGGCCAGCAACATCGAAAATATCGAAATCATCACCAACCCATCGGCAAAGTACGATCCGGATGGTGTCTCAGGTATCATCAATGTGGTAATGAAAAAAAACATTAAAGGTTCGCTTAGCGGAATTGTAAATGCCACCACAAATCTCAACGACCGGAATCGTGTTAACGCTACGGTCAATATGCGATCAGGGAAATGGAAGGTGTTTGTGAACGGCAGTTATCAGGATATGATTTACGCCGGCAAACGCAAAGAAACGCAATATACCTATCAGAACGATTCAACCACGGTACTGTCCGTTGACGGGTCCCGAAACAGGAAACGCACAGGAAAGAGCATACAGGCCGGCTTCGATTATTATGCATCTGACAAATCAACCCTTAGTCTTTCGGGAAGTTATGGAAACTATGGTTTTGACTTTGGAGGAGTAACCAAAGAGTCGCTCTCGAACAATTACAACGACAGCATCAATTATTTCCTCCAGGACAATGTGTCCAACCATGGTGGAAAATATTGGAACACAGATTTATCTTATCAACTAAAATTTAACAAAAAAGGGCACCAATTACTGGCTGCATTCATTGTTTCCGGACAAGACGGGAACGATAATGAAAACCAGAACACCATCAATACCAACGCTGATTGGGTACCCCTTGAAGCAAATTCCGGGATGGTTCGAAGTGCAGAGTTATCTAATTCCAATGATTACCGGGCCAAACTGGACTACACGCTGCCTATTAATGACCGGAACGAGTTCGACGCCGGTTATCAGGGACGCCGGGAAGATGACAACCAGGATTTTCTTTTCGAAAGATATGTTGATGGCAATTGGGTAAATGACGAAAACTTCAGTAGCACGACGGTGTTCCGGCGCGATATCCACGCTATATACGCCACTTACGGGCATACGTCCGATAATTTCAGTTATATGCTTGGAATGAGGGGGGAATATACCAATCGCCGCATTACTTATGCTAAAACCGGGCAGGACTATATTATCGACCGGTTCGATTACTTCCCTTCGGTACATGTTTCACAAAAATTCAGCAGGAACCTGGAACTCCAGGCAAGTTACAGCCGAAGGCTCGACAGGCCGAGAGGATACTGGCTCGATCCGTTTCCGTCGTACATCGACCCATATAATATACGTGTTGGAAATCCAGGGCTGAAACCGCAGTACACAGATTCGTATGAACTTTCCGTAATTAAACGAATCGACCGTTCTTTCATTTCGCTTGAAGGCTATTATCGTCGGACGACCAACTTAATGACCCGGATTACCAAGCTGGGAGAAGATGGAATCAGGTACCAGAGCATCGAAAACATGAATAATGATTACTCAACCGGCGCCGAGCTAATGGCCAATCTGCAAATTACTCCCTGGTTCACGGTGGTAGCCAGTGGCACTCTGTATAATTATCAGCTAAAAGGAACCCTTAACAATGAACCCATCAATACTCAAAGCACCAATTTCGATTCACGGCTGAACCTGGATTTCAAGATAACGAAAAGCACCCGTTTTCAATTCATGAGTCATTACCGCGGTCCCTCGACAACCGTTCAGGGACAGTCCGACTGGGCGATGTTTTCCAATGCATCACTTCGTCAGGAGTTTTGGGATAAAAAACTATCAGCCACCATTCAATTGCGGGATGTATTCGGTACAATGCGCCATTCCGGATACAGCTACGGAACAGGTTTCCGCAATGAATATAAATACAGCCGCTCCCCCAGGATTCTTCAGTTTACGATTAGCTACAAGTTGAATAATTTTAAACAGAAGGAAAAAGAAAACGTGCTAGACAATTCAGGCACGAATACTGGTGTGGGTGACTACTAG
- a CDS encoding Gfo/Idh/MocA family protein yields the protein MNEAKKNQSTVSRRAFLGTSATAAAGFTILPRNTVAGLGHKAPSDKLNIAGIGVGGIGRTNLKNMSTENIVALADVDWKYAGKTFNDYPNAVRYKDFRELLDKQKDIDAVLVATPDHVHALAAYSAMKLGKHVYVQKPLTHPVYESRLLTNTANETGVATQMGNQGNSGEGIREICEWIWAGTIGEIQEVHAWTNRPIWPQGLERPTEKVRVPRTLDWDLFLGPAAYRPYNPIYTPWNWRGWWDFGTGALGDMACHILDPAFKALKLKYPTAVEGSSTQINTESAPEAQKVTYWFPERDNLPKVAMPAVKVTWYDGGLLPERPEELVDGEMMGDWGGGVIFVGSKGKIMCGTYARNPQLLPTRKMEDFKRPAETLRRIPEAMEGGHEQDWIRACKEDKSNRMEASSNFDYSGPLNEMVVMGVLAVRLQDLKRRLLWDGANMQFTNIGDNDEIRVVTSDKFEVVDGDPKFDTKYDTMNAKKAAEEWIRHHYREGWQQI from the coding sequence ATGAACGAAGCTAAAAAGAACCAAAGCACCGTTTCCCGACGTGCTTTTCTCGGCACGTCTGCAACCGCCGCTGCAGGATTTACCATTCTTCCAAGGAATACCGTTGCCGGATTGGGGCACAAAGCACCCAGCGACAAACTGAACATTGCCGGGATCGGTGTGGGCGGAATAGGTCGTACCAACTTGAAGAATATGAGTACGGAAAATATCGTTGCACTAGCCGATGTTGACTGGAAATATGCCGGTAAAACCTTCAACGATTATCCCAATGCGGTACGTTATAAGGATTTCCGTGAGTTACTGGACAAGCAAAAGGATATTGACGCTGTATTGGTAGCCACTCCCGACCATGTACACGCACTGGCAGCCTATTCAGCAATGAAACTGGGTAAGCATGTGTATGTTCAGAAGCCATTAACTCACCCGGTATACGAATCACGACTACTGACCAATACGGCCAACGAAACGGGCGTTGCCACCCAAATGGGAAACCAGGGTAACTCGGGTGAAGGAATCCGTGAAATTTGCGAATGGATTTGGGCCGGAACCATCGGCGAAATCCAAGAAGTACATGCATGGACCAACCGTCCGATCTGGCCACAAGGCCTGGAGCGCCCCACAGAAAAAGTCCGCGTACCCAGAACCCTAGACTGGGATCTCTTCCTCGGCCCGGCAGCTTACCGTCCGTATAACCCTATTTACACACCGTGGAACTGGCGCGGATGGTGGGATTTCGGAACCGGCGCATTAGGCGATATGGCCTGCCATATTCTCGATCCCGCGTTCAAGGCACTCAAGTTAAAATATCCTACTGCCGTAGAAGGTAGTTCTACTCAGATTAACACGGAATCGGCTCCCGAAGCACAAAAAGTAACTTATTGGTTCCCCGAAAGGGATAACCTGCCCAAAGTGGCCATGCCAGCAGTGAAAGTAACCTGGTACGACGGCGGTTTACTCCCCGAACGTCCGGAAGAGCTGGTTGACGGTGAAATGATGGGCGACTGGGGTGGAGGCGTCATCTTTGTTGGTTCGAAAGGAAAAATCATGTGTGGTACATACGCGCGCAATCCGCAATTGCTTCCTACCAGGAAGATGGAAGACTTCAAACGCCCGGCAGAAACGCTTCGTCGTATCCCCGAAGCCATGGAAGGTGGTCATGAACAAGACTGGATCCGTGCCTGTAAGGAAGACAAGAGCAACCGCATGGAAGCTTCGTCTAATTTCGATTATTCCGGTCCGCTTAACGAAATGGTTGTCATGGGAGTACTGGCGGTCCGCTTGCAGGACCTGAAACGTCGTCTGTTATGGGATGGTGCTAACATGCAGTTCACCAACATTGGCGATAACGATGAAATTAGAGTAGTGACTTCTGATAAATTCGAAGTAGTTGATGGTGATCCGAAATTTGACACCAAGTACGACACCATGAATGCAAAAAAAGCGGCAGAAGAGTGGATTCGTCACCATTATCGCGAAGGATGGCAACAAATTTAA
- a CDS encoding Gfo/Idh/MocA family protein, giving the protein MDRKNNVSRRRFLGTSAAAAAGITILPSNTIAGLGHKAPSDKLNIAAVGIGGMGFANLKNMETENIVALCDVDWGYSKRVFDYFPDAKRYKDWRKMYDEMSDQFDAVLVATADHSHAAAAAHAMTLGKHVYVQKPLTHSVYESRLLTKLADKYRVATQMGNQGSSGEGVRQASEWLWNGEIGDVTKVEAFTDRPIWPQGLNRPKEVMPVPDTLDWDLFIGPAAFRGYNSIYTPWNWRGWWDFGTGALGDMACHVLHPVFVGLKLGYPTKAQGSSTLLLTDCAPNAQMVNLTFPKREKQKGVKMKLPEVEVTWYDGGLQPKKPEGWPAGKNMNDAGGGVIFHGTKDKLICGCYGKDPWLLSGRTPNVPKTLRRIENAMLGGHEQDWIRACKESPENRVQPASPFSEAGPFNEMVVMGVLAVRLQGLNKELEWDGANMQFTNITDEENLRICIEDNFSIKDGDPTFNRVWTDPMNAKAFANELIKHTYREGFTLPDMPA; this is encoded by the coding sequence ATGGATCGAAAGAATAATGTCTCCCGTCGGAGATTCCTGGGAACATCCGCTGCCGCTGCGGCAGGGATCACCATCCTTCCCTCGAACACCATCGCAGGGCTTGGACACAAAGCACCAAGCGATAAACTGAACATTGCTGCTGTAGGAATTGGCGGAATGGGGTTTGCCAACCTGAAAAACATGGAAACAGAGAACATTGTAGCTCTCTGTGATGTGGATTGGGGATACAGCAAACGCGTCTTTGATTATTTTCCTGACGCCAAGCGCTACAAGGACTGGCGCAAGATGTACGATGAAATGAGTGATCAGTTCGATGCCGTTCTGGTTGCCACTGCGGATCATTCACATGCTGCCGCTGCAGCGCACGCCATGACACTTGGCAAACATGTTTATGTGCAAAAACCATTGACACATTCAGTTTACGAGTCCCGCCTGCTAACCAAACTGGCCGATAAATACCGGGTAGCGACCCAAATGGGAAACCAGGGTTCGTCAGGCGAAGGCGTACGGCAGGCCAGCGAATGGCTATGGAACGGAGAAATTGGCGATGTCACGAAAGTGGAGGCTTTCACCGACCGTCCGATTTGGCCACAGGGACTGAACCGTCCGAAAGAAGTAATGCCTGTTCCGGACACACTGGATTGGGATCTCTTTATCGGGCCGGCTGCCTTCCGCGGATATAATTCCATTTACACGCCATGGAACTGGCGCGGATGGTGGGATTTCGGAACCGGTGCATTAGGCGATATGGCCTGTCATGTCCTGCACCCTGTATTTGTAGGTCTCAAACTTGGTTATCCGACAAAAGCACAGGGAAGTTCCACACTGTTGTTGACTGATTGTGCACCGAATGCGCAGATGGTCAACCTGACCTTCCCAAAAAGAGAAAAACAAAAAGGTGTAAAAATGAAACTTCCGGAAGTGGAAGTTACCTGGTACGACGGTGGCCTTCAACCCAAAAAACCGGAAGGCTGGCCAGCTGGCAAAAACATGAATGATGCCGGCGGTGGTGTGATTTTTCATGGAACCAAAGACAAGCTGATTTGTGGTTGCTACGGAAAAGACCCGTGGTTGCTTTCAGGAAGGACTCCAAATGTTCCCAAAACGCTTCGCAGGATTGAAAATGCCATGCTAGGTGGCCACGAACAGGATTGGATACGCGCCTGCAAAGAAAGTCCGGAAAACCGGGTTCAACCTGCCTCGCCGTTCAGCGAAGCCGGACCATTCAACGAAATGGTGGTAATGGGTGTTTTGGCAGTCCGTTTACAGGGACTGAACAAGGAACTGGAATGGGACGGTGCCAACATGCAGTTCACCAATATTACGGACGAAGAAAATCTCAGGATTTGTATCGAAGACAATTTCTCGATTAAAGATGGAGACCCGACATTTAACAGAGTCTGGACGGATCCGATGAATGCAAAAGCATTTGCCAATGAATTGATTAAACACACTTACCGCGAAGGTTTTACTTTACCGGATATGCCAGCTTAA
- a CDS encoding OST-HTH/LOTUS domain-containing protein, whose protein sequence is MENAENEKALTEAITACTNEDGWANLAEIGGALREKGIKYGKLSKFISRFPELVETRIDESRQPPVVYARLINQT, encoded by the coding sequence ATGGAAAACGCCGAAAACGAAAAAGCTTTAACAGAAGCCATAACTGCCTGCACAAACGAAGATGGTTGGGCAAATTTGGCAGAAATCGGAGGAGCGCTGAGGGAGAAAGGCATTAAGTATGGCAAATTGTCCAAGTTCATTTCCCGGTTCCCCGAATTAGTTGAAACCCGAATTGATGAAAGCCGGCAACCACCTGTGGTATACGCCAGGCTGATAAATCAAACGTAA